From the genome of Bifidobacterium asteroides, one region includes:
- a CDS encoding ABC transporter ATP-binding protein, translated as MAKNLSVNTGSQAVGAHRHTVGRLVRYLLVSPWRVIVMVLAGMTAVAMIVIGPKVMGEATNVLFEGLLGSMLVKMGAKPGTPKQAVVTYLQSRGQDKFARMIDSMNVQVGVGIDWGRFGTILMFVIGIYLISILVRLVQNFLMTRLVSDAVYTMRRQIEDKLDRLPLQYFDRTPRGEVMSRTTNDIDNISGTLQQILGELLFSVFSIIGAFIMMLTISPLLTLIAFIIIPVMALCAGIILKKTQPQFTRQWIRTGQVNSHVEEMFSGHMVVRAFGHQRKAEEEFEERNQELYQASFKASFFSALVTPMSTFFGNLSFVIVVIVGGVHVLNGSMSLGGLQAFTQYTRQASQPIGQLASMGTMLQSSLASCRRVFDFLDEAEEMPDIEHPDHLGQETGGKVEGHVRFDHVRFSYDPAEPLIKDLSIEAKPGQTIAIVGPTGAGKTTLVNLLMRFYEIQGGRITIDGVDTSRVTRQDLRSHFGMVLQDTWLFDGTVRDNLLYGLGEGQTIPEQTMIEGAKATHVDEFIRKLPQGYDTVLNEDSSELSQGERQLMTICRAFLSDPDILILDEATSSVDTRTELLVQQAMNTLRKGRTSFVIAHRLSTIRDADLILVVNHGSVVEQGTHDQLLERGGAYASLYNSQFTKGEED; from the coding sequence ATGGCTAAGAACTTGAGCGTAAATACAGGCTCGCAAGCTGTGGGTGCACACCGTCACACCGTGGGCCGACTGGTCCGTTACCTGCTGGTCAGCCCCTGGAGGGTCATTGTCATGGTCCTCGCCGGCATGACCGCCGTGGCCATGATAGTCATCGGACCCAAGGTCATGGGCGAGGCCACCAACGTCCTCTTCGAGGGACTGCTGGGTTCCATGCTGGTCAAGATGGGCGCCAAGCCCGGCACCCCCAAGCAGGCTGTGGTCACCTACCTGCAGTCCCGCGGCCAGGACAAGTTCGCCCGGATGATCGACTCCATGAACGTCCAGGTGGGCGTGGGCATCGATTGGGGGCGCTTTGGCACCATCCTCATGTTTGTCATCGGCATCTACCTGATTTCCATCTTGGTCAGGCTGGTGCAGAACTTTTTGATGACCCGGCTGGTCTCCGACGCGGTCTACACCATGCGCAGGCAGATCGAGGACAAGCTGGACCGGCTGCCCCTGCAGTACTTCGACCGGACCCCGCGCGGCGAAGTCATGAGCCGGACCACCAACGACATCGACAACATCTCGGGCACCCTGCAGCAGATTCTGGGCGAGCTGCTCTTTTCGGTCTTCTCCATCATCGGCGCCTTCATCATGATGCTGACCATCTCGCCCCTGCTGACCCTGATCGCTTTCATCATCATCCCGGTCATGGCCCTGTGCGCGGGCATCATCCTCAAGAAGACCCAGCCGCAGTTCACCAGGCAGTGGATTCGCACCGGCCAGGTAAACAGCCACGTGGAGGAGATGTTCTCCGGCCACATGGTGGTCCGGGCCTTCGGCCACCAACGCAAGGCGGAGGAGGAGTTTGAGGAGCGCAACCAGGAGCTCTACCAGGCCAGCTTCAAGGCGTCCTTCTTCTCGGCTCTGGTCACGCCTATGTCGACCTTCTTCGGCAACTTGAGCTTCGTGATCGTAGTCATCGTCGGCGGCGTGCACGTGCTCAACGGAAGCATGAGCCTGGGCGGCCTGCAGGCCTTCACCCAGTACACCCGTCAGGCCTCCCAGCCCATCGGCCAGCTGGCCTCCATGGGCACCATGCTCCAATCTTCCCTGGCCTCCTGCCGCAGGGTCTTCGACTTCCTGGACGAGGCCGAGGAGATGCCGGACATCGAGCATCCCGACCATCTGGGCCAGGAGACCGGAGGCAAGGTCGAGGGCCATGTCCGCTTCGACCACGTCCGCTTCTCTTACGATCCGGCTGAGCCGCTGATCAAGGACCTGTCCATCGAAGCCAAGCCTGGGCAGACCATCGCCATCGTCGGGCCGACTGGGGCGGGCAAGACCACCCTGGTCAACCTGCTCATGCGCTTCTACGAGATCCAGGGCGGGCGCATCACCATCGACGGCGTGGACACCTCCAGAGTGACGCGCCAAGACCTGCGCAGCCACTTCGGCATGGTCCTGCAGGACACCTGGCTCTTCGACGGCACTGTTCGCGACAACCTGCTCTACGGATTGGGCGAGGGGCAGACCATCCCTGAGCAGACCATGATCGAGGGCGCCAAGGCCACCCACGTGGACGAGTTCATCCGCAAGCTGCCCCAAGGTTATGACACCGTTCTCAACGAGGACAGCAGCGAGCTCAGCCAGGGCGAACGCCAGCTGATGACCATCTGCCGGGCCTTTCTGTCCGATCCGGACATCCTGATCCTGGACGAGGCCACATCCTCAGTGGACACCAGGACCGAGCTGCTGGTCCAGCAGGCCATGAACACCCTGCGCAAGGGCAGGACCTCCTTCGTCATCGCGCATAGGCTGTCCACCATCCGCGACGCCGACCTGATCCTGGTGGTCAACCACGGCTCGGTGGTCGAGCAGGGCACCCACGACCAGCTTCTGGAGCGTGGCGGCGCCTATGCCTCCCTCTACAACTCCCAGTTCACCAAGGGCGAGGAGGACTGA
- a CDS encoding ABC transporter ATP-binding protein — protein MIKIWTRYLRPYWLQVAVLVLFQVAQTALNLYLPNLQADIIDKGVAVGDQNAIYRIGWQMMGITAIQIVANVVAVYCATRLAMRMGYELRRDLFASVEGFSLNEIERFSAGSLITRTTNDVQQMQMTTMQTLMIILQAPVMLIGGLILALRQDGPLTWSLAVIVPLVLLVALVLMGRMGPLFTRLQNMLDSVNRLVREQISGVRVIRAFVREKTEAARFDRANRDVYGVLISTGRLMSMMVPLMWFLLNMSNVAIMWFGGRRIDSGAMQIGALQAFIQYLMIILSGLMMAAMMSVMLPRAAVAARRINEVLEATSEITAPEHPYRNEHPQGLLEFKHVDFSYPGAQDPVLSDISFTARPGTTTALIGATGSGRSTIIRLANRMFDVTDGQVLVDGHDVREYDPDRLALIFGPVPQKATLFTGTIRDNMHYGDPDADDDRIWQALRIAQAEDFVREIPEGLDARVAEGGTNFSGGQKQRLCMARAILRNPRIYTFDDSFSALDMTTDRALHEALVPVTREATQIVVAQRAASIRQADQILVLARGRIVGRGTHDQLMEDCPTYQEIVQSQGGQGPDVEELSIDEGRAE, from the coding sequence GTGATCAAGATATGGACTCGCTACCTGCGGCCTTACTGGCTCCAGGTGGCCGTTCTGGTGCTCTTTCAGGTGGCGCAGACGGCCTTGAACCTCTACCTGCCCAACCTGCAGGCAGACATCATCGACAAGGGCGTGGCCGTAGGCGACCAGAATGCCATCTACCGGATCGGCTGGCAGATGATGGGCATCACCGCCATCCAGATCGTGGCCAACGTGGTCGCCGTCTACTGCGCGACCCGGCTGGCCATGAGGATGGGCTACGAGCTGCGCAGGGACCTGTTCGCCTCGGTGGAGGGCTTCAGCCTCAACGAGATCGAGCGCTTTTCGGCAGGTTCCCTGATCACCCGCACCACCAACGACGTCCAGCAGATGCAGATGACCACCATGCAGACTCTGATGATCATTCTGCAGGCCCCGGTCATGCTGATCGGCGGCCTGATTCTGGCCCTGCGCCAGGACGGCCCCCTGACCTGGTCCCTGGCGGTCATCGTCCCCCTGGTCCTCCTGGTGGCCCTGGTGCTCATGGGCAGGATGGGACCCCTGTTCACCCGCCTGCAGAACATGCTGGACTCGGTCAACCGCCTGGTCCGCGAGCAGATCTCCGGCGTGCGCGTCATCCGCGCCTTCGTCCGCGAGAAGACCGAGGCCGCCCGCTTCGACAGGGCCAACCGCGACGTCTACGGCGTCCTGATCTCCACCGGCCGGCTGATGAGCATGATGGTGCCGCTCATGTGGTTCCTGCTGAACATGTCCAACGTGGCCATCATGTGGTTCGGCGGCCGCCGTATCGACTCCGGAGCCATGCAGATCGGCGCCCTGCAGGCATTCATCCAGTACCTGATGATCATCCTGTCTGGCCTGATGATGGCCGCCATGATGTCGGTCATGCTGCCCAGGGCTGCTGTGGCCGCCCGAAGGATCAATGAGGTCCTGGAGGCCACCAGCGAGATCACCGCTCCCGAGCACCCCTACCGCAATGAGCACCCCCAGGGACTGTTGGAGTTCAAGCACGTGGACTTCAGCTACCCGGGCGCCCAGGATCCGGTCCTTTCGGACATTTCCTTCACCGCCCGGCCGGGCACCACGACGGCCCTCATCGGGGCCACCGGATCCGGCAGGTCCACCATCATCCGACTGGCCAACCGCATGTTCGACGTCACCGACGGCCAGGTCCTGGTGGATGGCCATGACGTGCGCGAGTACGACCCCGACCGGCTGGCCCTGATCTTTGGGCCGGTCCCGCAGAAGGCCACCCTCTTCACCGGCACCATCCGTGACAACATGCACTACGGGGACCCTGATGCCGACGACGACCGCATCTGGCAGGCCCTGCGCATCGCCCAGGCCGAGGACTTCGTTCGTGAGATCCCCGAGGGCCTGGACGCTCGTGTGGCTGAGGGCGGCACCAACTTCTCTGGCGGGCAGAAGCAGCGGCTCTGCATGGCCAGGGCCATCCTGCGCAACCCCCGCATCTACACCTTCGACGACTCCTTCTCCGCACTGGACATGACCACCGACCGCGCCCTGCATGAGGCCTTGGTGCCGGTCACCCGCGAGGCCACCCAGATCGTCGTGGCCCAGAGGGCGGCATCCATCCGCCAGGCCGACCAGATTCTGGTCCTGGCCCGAGGCCGCATCGTGGGCCGGGGCACCCACGACCAGCTCATGGAGGACTGCCCAACCTATCAGGAGATCGTCCAGTCCCAGGGCGGGCAGGGTCCCGACGTGGAAGAGCTCAGCATTGACGAGGGGAGGGCCGAGTAG
- a CDS encoding ABC transporter ATP-binding protein, whose product MGESVAEKQAVLMHHVGFRRQGRVILDDVDLEVGQGQKWVLFGPNGVGKSTLVAMMSTRGFPSSGSVDILGNRLGKVNVFSYRHRIGLASAGLAKTISPQEDPYDVVLTAFSDTTGRWKETFTPDQEEATLALMDRFGIAYLKGKRMYRLSEGERGRVLICRALMANPDLLILDEPTTGLDLGGRELVLRALSDIGREDKDRTVILVTHRLEEIPPGFDRIAMMGRRPADTEDTGDPDPGTIVYQGPLEGGLTGPRLSELFGLDLTVVHRGGRWGAFAV is encoded by the coding sequence ATGGGCGAAAGCGTGGCTGAAAAACAGGCCGTGCTCATGCACCACGTAGGATTCCGCCGTCAGGGCCGGGTCATACTGGACGATGTCGACCTTGAGGTGGGACAAGGGCAGAAGTGGGTGCTCTTCGGGCCCAATGGCGTGGGCAAATCAACCTTGGTGGCCATGATGAGCACCCGGGGTTTCCCCAGCAGCGGCAGTGTGGACATCCTGGGCAACCGGTTGGGCAAGGTGAACGTCTTCTCCTACCGGCATCGGATAGGGCTGGCCTCGGCCGGCCTGGCCAAGACCATCAGCCCCCAGGAGGATCCCTACGACGTGGTGCTGACTGCCTTCAGCGACACCACGGGACGTTGGAAGGAGACCTTTACGCCCGATCAGGAGGAGGCCACCCTGGCCCTCATGGACCGGTTCGGCATCGCCTACCTCAAGGGCAAGCGCATGTACCGGCTCTCTGAGGGGGAGCGCGGCCGGGTGCTGATTTGCCGGGCGCTGATGGCCAATCCTGATTTGCTTATCTTGGACGAGCCGACCACCGGGCTGGACCTAGGCGGCCGGGAGCTGGTGCTCAGGGCCTTGAGCGACATCGGCCGCGAGGACAAGGACCGCACGGTCATCCTGGTCACCCACCGGCTTGAGGAGATTCCTCCGGGTTTCGATCGGATAGCCATGATGGGTCGGCGTCCTGCCGACACCGAAGACACCGGCGATCCGGATCCGGGCACCATCGTCTATCAGGGACCCTTGGAGGGTGGACTGACCGGTCCGCGCCTGAGCGAGCTCTTCGGTCTGGACCTGACCGTGGTTCACCGCGGCGGACGCTGGGGTGCCTTCGCCGTCTGA
- a CDS encoding glutamate synthase subunit beta → MVDPKGFLKVRTRHELAERPVAERLKDWRDVHQTTGPGPWTAEQAARCMDCGTPFCMTGCPLGNLIPEFNDLLSRGRWEEAYERLSLTNNFPEFTGRICPAPCESSCVLSIHQPATTIKLDEQTIIDQAWSLGLVKPRPPQRLTDMTVAVVGSGPAGLACAQQLTRAGHTVVVYERADAIGGLLRYGIPAFKLEKSLLDRRLEQMEAEGTRFRTSVEIGQDLGWDQLRARYDALVVAIGSTEPRRVDLPGRELKGIHYAMDFLPNPTRKLMGREPINDIDAAGKDVIIIGGGDTGSDCLGTALRQGAKSVTVLQIRPREPPSRPDNRPWPTYARLYNPTSSMEEGGRYEYSVDSLEYLGDSSDDRINLDQTSVPTGFDRNREGRVRGVRVVDVSRDDQDRIIPHPDTERVLPADLVLISVGFAHPETAALTGQTGVGLDAHGNVARDADYATDRDGIFVCGDAGRGQSLVVWALAEGRSCAAAVDRYLTGATELPALIRADERAMTLPAADRRPR, encoded by the coding sequence ATGGTCGACCCCAAGGGATTCCTCAAGGTACGCACCCGGCACGAGCTCGCCGAACGCCCAGTGGCTGAACGCCTGAAGGACTGGCGGGACGTGCATCAGACCACTGGTCCAGGTCCCTGGACCGCCGAGCAGGCCGCCCGCTGCATGGACTGCGGCACCCCCTTCTGCATGACCGGCTGTCCCCTGGGCAACCTGATCCCCGAGTTCAACGACCTGCTGTCCCGAGGACGCTGGGAGGAAGCCTACGAGCGGCTCAGCCTGACCAACAACTTCCCGGAGTTCACGGGACGGATCTGCCCGGCTCCCTGCGAATCCTCCTGCGTGCTCTCCATCCACCAGCCGGCCACCACCATCAAACTGGACGAGCAGACCATCATCGACCAGGCCTGGTCCCTGGGCCTGGTCAAGCCCCGACCGCCTCAGAGGCTGACCGATATGACTGTGGCTGTGGTCGGGTCGGGCCCCGCAGGGCTGGCCTGTGCCCAGCAGCTGACCCGGGCCGGGCACACGGTCGTGGTCTACGAGCGCGCCGATGCCATTGGCGGGCTGCTGCGCTACGGCATTCCTGCCTTTAAGCTGGAGAAGTCCCTGCTGGACCGTCGGCTGGAGCAGATGGAGGCCGAGGGGACTCGATTCCGCACTAGCGTCGAAATCGGCCAAGACCTGGGCTGGGATCAGCTGCGGGCCCGCTATGACGCCTTGGTGGTGGCCATTGGTTCCACCGAACCCCGGCGGGTGGATCTGCCCGGACGGGAGCTCAAGGGCATCCACTACGCCATGGACTTCCTGCCCAACCCCACCCGCAAACTCATGGGCCGCGAGCCCATCAACGACATCGATGCAGCCGGCAAGGACGTCATCATCATCGGTGGCGGCGACACCGGGTCGGACTGCCTGGGCACGGCCCTGCGTCAAGGCGCCAAGTCGGTCACCGTCCTGCAGATCCGGCCCCGGGAGCCACCTTCCAGACCCGACAACCGGCCTTGGCCGACCTATGCCCGGCTCTACAACCCCACCTCCTCCATGGAGGAAGGCGGCCGCTATGAGTACTCAGTGGACAGCCTGGAGTACCTGGGCGACAGTTCCGATGACCGGATCAATCTGGACCAGACCAGTGTCCCCACCGGCTTCGACCGGAACCGTGAGGGACGGGTGCGTGGCGTTCGCGTGGTCGACGTCAGTCGTGACGATCAGGACCGAATCATCCCTCATCCCGATACCGAACGCGTCCTGCCTGCCGACTTGGTTCTGATCAGCGTTGGCTTTGCCCATCCGGAGACGGCCGCCCTGACCGGACAGACCGGCGTAGGCCTGGACGCTCACGGCAACGTGGCCCGTGATGCCGACTACGCCACTGACCGTGACGGCATTTTTGTCTGCGGTGATGCCGGGCGTGGCCAGTCCCTGGTGGTTTGGGCCTTGGCGGAGGGCCGTTCCTGTGCGGCTGCCGTGGACCGATATCTGACCGGTGCCACCGAACTGCCTGCCCTCATACGAGCCGATGAGCGCGCCATGACCCTACCTGCGGCCGACCGGCGCCCACGCTAA
- a CDS encoding DUF2975 domain-containing protein, with protein sequence MTNRAERRAQAKRSRRGGSDDRRMTAKGRAGVMDERALQERSRRLEAGQGAEWKPAGHTDDLLQKDSVDPNDRNPRLLKAPSGVRQWLRILVWALIICSGLAFLVCMWLPHVPIWATIAIAAVFCLGVLGLFLVGGNRDNPRLDSYGTAL encoded by the coding sequence ATGACCAACCGCGCTGAACGTAGGGCGCAGGCCAAGCGGAGCCGCCGTGGCGGCAGCGACGACCGGAGGATGACGGCCAAGGGCAGGGCCGGAGTGATGGATGAACGGGCCTTGCAGGAGCGCTCCCGTCGGCTTGAGGCGGGCCAGGGCGCCGAGTGGAAGCCTGCCGGGCACACCGACGACCTGTTGCAGAAGGACTCCGTGGACCCCAACGACCGCAACCCTCGTCTGCTGAAGGCTCCCAGCGGCGTGCGTCAGTGGCTGCGAATCCTGGTCTGGGCCCTGATCATCTGTTCAGGCTTGGCCTTCCTGGTCTGCATGTGGCTGCCCCATGTTCCCATCTGGGCCACCATCGCCATAGCGGCGGTCTTCTGTCTGGGCGTGCTGGGGCTCTTCCTGGTGGGAGGCAACCGAGACAATCCCCGCCTGGACTCCTATGGAACGGCCCTGTGA